The following are encoded together in the Ovis canadensis isolate MfBH-ARS-UI-01 breed Bighorn chromosome 2, ARS-UI_OviCan_v2, whole genome shotgun sequence genome:
- the LOC138434509 gene encoding olfactory receptor 13C8-like, which produces MGRTNDSVLREFVLTGLSAHPELQTVFFVLVLCMYLMILLGNGVLISVIICYSHLHTPMYFFLCNLSFLDICYTSSSVPLILDSFLTVRKRVSFSGCMVQMFLSFAMGSTECVLLGMMALDRYAAICYPLRYSVIMRKGAYVSMAAGSWAAGIVDSVVQTSLAMQLPFRADNVINHFVCEILAILKLACADISINVISMAGSNLIVLVIPLLVISISYIFIVATILRIPSTEGKRKAFSTCSVHLTVVIVFFVTIFFMYAKPKSKSSAGTDYQDIIEALISLLYGVMTPMLNPLIYSLRNKDVKIAVRNLLGRKNFSDGI; this is translated from the coding sequence ATGGGAAGAACCAATGATTCCGTGTTGAGAGAATTTGTTCTGACTGGGCTTTCTGCTCACCCAGAGCTCCAGACAGTTTtctttgtcctagttctgtgtATGTACCTGATGATCCTGCTGGGAAATGGAGTCCTTATCTCTGTAATCATCTGTTATTCTCATTTGCACACccccatgtatttcttcctctgtaatcTTTCCTTCCTGGACATTTGCTATACAAGCTCCTCTGTTCCATTAATTCTTGACAGTTTTCTTACAGTAAGGAAAAGGGTTTCCTTCTCTGGATGCATGGTGCAAATGTTTCTCTCTTTTGCCATGGGATCCACAGAGTGTGTACTTCTAGGCATGATGGCACTTGACCGCTATGCGGCCATCTGCTACCCACTGAGATACTCTGTCATCATGAGAAAAGGTGCTTACGTATCCATGGCAGCTGGATCCTGGGCTGCAGGTATTGTTGACTCAGTGGTGCAGACATCTCTTGCAATGCAATTACCATTCCGTGCTGACAATGTAATCAACCATTTCGTTTGTGAAATTCTGGCTATCCTAAAATTAGCCTGTGCTGATATTTCAATTAATGTGATCAGCATGGCAGGGTCAAATCTGATTGTTCTAGTTATTCCATTGCTAGTAATTTCCATCTCTTACATTTTCATTGTTGCCACTATTCTAAGAATTCCTTCCACTGAAGGAAAACGTaaggccttctccacctgctcaGTCCATCTTACAGTAGTGATTGTATTCTTTGTAACAATCTTCTTCATGTATGCTAAGCCCAAATCTAAAAGCTCCGCTGGTACAGATTATCAAGACATCATTGAGGCCCTCATCTCTCTCCTCTATGGAGTGATGACCCCCATGCTCAATCCTCTCATCTATAGTCTGAGGAATAAGGATGTAAAGATTGCTGTGAGGAACTTGCTGGGTAGGAAAAACTTCTCTGATGGAATATGA